A genome region from Solanum pennellii chromosome 12, SPENNV200 includes the following:
- the LOC107007155 gene encoding heat shock 70 kDa protein 15-like yields MSVVGFDFGNESGVVAVARQRGIDVVLNDESKRETPAIVCFGEKQRFLGTAGAASSMMNPKNTISQIKRLIGRQFSDPELQRDLKALPFLVTEGPDGYPLIQARYLGEMRTFTPTQVVGMVFSDLKTIAEKNLNAAVVDCCIGIPVYFTDLQRRAVMDAATIAGLHPLHLIHETTATALAYGIYKTDLPENDQLNVAFVDVGHASLQVCIAGFKKGQLKILAHSFDRNLGGRDFDEALFQHFAAKFKEEYKIDVLQNAKACIRLRAACEKLKKVLSANPEAPLNIECLMDEKDVRGFIKRDEFEQISIPILERVKKPLEKALAEAGLTTENIHAVEVVGSSSRVPAIMRILTEFFGKEPRRTMNASECVAKGAALQCAILSPTFKVREFKVNESFPFSIALSWKGPSPDAQNGENHQSTIVFPKGNPIPSVKALTFYRSGTFTTDVQYADVSELQAPAKISTYTIGPFQSSKGERAKLKVKVRLTLHGIVSVESATLLEEEEVDVPVVKETAKGPARMETDEASADAAPSTTSESDVNMEDAKGTAAASGAENGVPESGDEPVQMESDAKVEAPKKKVKKTSVQVTEIVYGAMAAADVQKAVEKEFEMALQDRVMEETKDKKNAVESYVYDMRNKLSDKYQEFVTDSEREQFMVVLQEVEDWLYEDGEDETKGVYIAKLEELKKQGDPIEQRYKEHTERGPVIDQFIYCINSYREAAVSSDPKFDHIDLAEKQKVLNECVEAEAWYREKKQQQDALPKYANPVLLSADVRKKAEALDRVCRPIMTKPKPAKPATPETPSPQSSQGGEQQPQGAASPNATEGDSADSGAPPAGEPMETDKSETVPSAS; encoded by the exons ATGAGTGTGGTTGGTTTTGACTTCGGCAATGAAAGTGGCGTTGTTGCGGTTGCTAGGCAGCGAGGAATTGATGTTGTACTTAATGACGAATCAAAAAGGGAAACTCCAGCTATCGTCTGCTTTGGAGAGAAGCAACGATTTCTTGGTACTGCTGGTGCAGCGTCAAGCATGATGAACCCAAAGAACACCATTTCGCAGATAAAGAGGCTAATAGGGCGACAATTTTCAGATCCTGAGCTGCAAAGAGATCTTAAGGCACTGCCCTTCTTAGTAACTGAAGGGCCCGATGGATATCCCCTGATCCAAGCACGCTATTTGGGGGAAATGAGAACTTTTACCCCTACCCAGGTTGTTGGAATGGTGTTTTCGGATCTGAAGACTATAGCAGAGAAGAATCTCAATGCAGCAGTAGTTGATTGTTGCATTGGAATCCCAGTTTATTTCACTGATCTTCAGAGGAGAGCTGTAATGGACGCAGCCACCATTGCTGGCTTGCATCCTTTGCATCTAATTCACGAGACAACAGCTACTGCATTAGCATATGGTATTTACAAGACGGATTTACCTGAAAATGACCAATTGAATGTTGCTTTTGTGGATGTTGGGCACGCAAGCTTGCAAGTTTGTATTGCTGGCTTCAAGAAAGGCCAATTGAAGATATTGGCTCATTCATTTGACAGAAATCTTGGTGGGAGGGATTTTGATGAGGCTCTTTTCCAGCATTTTGCTGCAAAGTTCAAGGAGGAATACAAAATTGATGTTCTCCAAAATGCTAAGGCATGCATTAGACTTCGAGCTGCTTGTGAAAAGTTGAAAAAGGTTCTCAGTGCAAACCCTGAGGCACCTTTGAATATAGAGTGTTTAATGGATGAGAAGGATGTCAGAGGGTTTATCAAGAGGGATGAGTTTGAGCAAATTAGCATCCCTATACTGGAGAGAGTGAAGAAACCACTGGAGAAAGCTCTTGCTGAAGCTGGGCTTACTACTGAGAACATTCATGCAGTTGAGGTTGTTGGGTCAAGCTCTCGTGTGCCCGCAATTATGAGGATTTTGACGGAGTTCTTCGGTAAGGAACCAAGGCGCACCATGAATGCTAGTGAATGTGTGGCCAAAGGTGCTGCACTGCAATGCGCTATTCTCAGCCCTACTTTTAAAGTGCGAGAATTCAAG GTCAATGAGAGCTTCCCTTTCTCAATTGCATTATCATGGAAGGGGCCTTCACCTGATGCACAAAATGGAGAGAATCATCAGAGCACAATTGTTTTCCCCAAAGGGAATCCCATACCCAGTGTGAAAGCTCTGACATTCTACAGATCTGGCACATTTACAACAGATGTACAGTATGCTGATGTCAGTGAACTGCAGGCGCCAGCAAAGATCAGTACTTACACg ATTGGACCATTCCAATCTTCAAAGGGTGAAAGGGCCAAACTGAAAGTTAAAGTACGCCTAACCCTGCATGGTATTGTCTCGGTTGAGTCCGCAACT CtcttagaagaagaagaggtaGATGTCCCAGTTGTGAAAGAGACAGCTAAGGGACCTGCCAGAATGGAAACAGATGAAGCTTCAGCTGATGCTGCTCCTTCAACTACATCGGAAAGTGATGTGAATATGGAAGATGCTAAAGGAACTGCAGCTGCTTCAGGGGCTGAGAATGGTGTTCCAGAATCTGGAGATGAACCTGTCCAGATGGAGTCAGATGCTAAG GTCGAAGCCCCTAAGAAGAAGGTCAAGAAGACATCGGTACAAGTGACTGAGATTGTTTATGGTGCAATGGCAGCTGCTGATGTTCAGAAGGCTGTTgagaaagaatttgaaatggCTCTTCAGGACCGTGTTATGGAAGAGACAAAGGACAAAAAGAATGCTGTTGAGTCCTATGTTTACGACATGAGGAATAAG CTTTCAGATAAATATCAAGAGTTCGTAACTGATTCAGAAAGAGAACAATTTATGGTTGTACTTCAAGAAGTGGAAGATTGGTTGTATGAAGATGGAGAGGATGAAACTAAGGGTGTTTACATCGCCAAGCTTGAGGAGCTTAAAAAG CAAGGTGACCCGATTGAGCAACGCTACAAAGAGCACACGGAGAGGGGTCCTGTGAttgatcaatttatttattgCATAAATAGTTATAGAGAGGCGGCAGTGTCAAGTGATCCCAAGTTTGATCACATTGATTTAGCAGAGAAGCAGAAG GTCTTGAATGAGTGTGTCGAAGCTGAGGCTTGGTATAGAGAGAAAAAACAGCAGCAGGATGCTCTTCCAAAATATGCCAACCCTGTTCTTTTGTCAGCTGATGTTCGAAAG